The Scylla paramamosain isolate STU-SP2022 unplaced genomic scaffold, ASM3559412v1 Contig21, whole genome shotgun sequence genome segment cacatgtctgggggggttccactcatactgctgttctagacagggtggaatcaaaagcttttcgtctcatcaactcctctcctctaactgactgtcttcagcctctctctcaccgccgcaatgttgcatctctagctgtcttctaccgctattttcatgctaactgctcttctgatcttgctaactgcatgcctcccctccttccgcggcctcgctgcacaagactttcttctttctctcactcctattctgtccacctctctaacgcaagagttaaccagtattctcaatcattcatccctttctctggtaaactctggaactccttgcctgcttctgtatttccaccttcctatgacttgaattccttcaagagggaggtttcaagacacttatccaccaatttttgaccactgctttgacccttttagggactggcatttcagtgggcattttttttattagatttttgttgcccttggccagtatccttcctacataaaaaaaaaaaaaaaaaaaaaaaaaagatgggagtCATGCCTCAAGAGTAAAGGACGCAACTCTCACACAGCAATGGAGGACCAGCAGTTGATGTTTGCTGTCAGTGTGGCTGGTGAAGTGTACACATTCCTGGCTGAAGTGTGCAACTTCTATCATGATGTGTTTTACAGGTGTGTGCTCATGTGTGCATATCAATAAAATTTGGTACATCTCATTACAGGAAGCTTTTTTCCCACTACAGAGGTAGGGTAGGTCTGCTTTCCTATAGAAACTTTGTGCAATATCACATTCTCTTCTTGTAGTATTGTACATAGTTTTGTCATGCAAAATTAAAATCTGAAAGATAAATGGGAATTGATAAAACACTATTTCCTTCCCAACTGCAAGATCACCAATGATGAAAATCATGTAATTTTAGTTAAATGATCATCTACCAGTTCATTGAACACAAGAGGTGCATGTATCAAGGGATCTCAGGATGTTATTGATGAAGAAATAAGTAAGGTTTTCATCCAAAAAGATTGTCACACTGCTTTAGAAAAAATTTTGAGTTTGATCCCAATAGTTTTGACAACCAGATTTTTCTTGTGGCTGCTTAGGTAGCTGTCCtagattattctctctctctctctctctctctctctctctctctctctctctctctctctctctctctctctctctctctctctctctctctctctctctctctctctctgttgtatgtatgtgtgtatgtacaagTATATATGAGTGAgtaaatgtgtgtatgtacaagtatgtatatatatgtgagtgaatgtgtgcatgtgtagtTCTCCATGGTCTTGAGTGTTGAGGAAGGAATAGTgtgtattcatattttcataGTTTTTGTACATATATCTTGAAGGTGAAAAAAGTGACTGACCTGGATCAAAGGGATTGAAAATCTGTCCCTTATTGTAATGCCACATTGATAATGAAGAACAGACCAAGTAGACACAAGACTGGACTGGATGCCTCACTAATGGGAGACTTTCCAAGCTCTCTGTCACTACGTGATTCCACTACTGAGCTGCTGGCCAAAAAGGAGCTCCTAATTACCTTAACTTTCTTACGTTCATGCAAGGAGCTCTTCATCAAAGTATCACCTCACAAAATTGATATAGACAATAAATATCATAGCAGAAATTTAGGAGACATGAAAAGATAATGAGAGTTGCTGTATATCTTAAAAAAACTGAGCcctatttttttaatgtcttaCAAATaaatttttcacttatttacatgaaaattacCCACAGTGAGTTCCACCTGCCTTTTTGAAATGTTTAACTTACATATAAGTCATATAAAAGTGCTCATGTTTAGCATGCCAGCACATCTTGTGGCAAAAGGTTCATATAATGCACTGTACATAGTCCTCACCCCAAAATGAGCTCCAAGCAATTATTGTTTACTTTTGAAAGTTGCCTATGACTGTCCCATGCTCTTCACTGACTCTGGCATACTGAAAGGGGATATTGCATTCAACTAATTCTATATTTGAAGGCAGCTCTGGGCCTTCCCTTCTTGAGGGTGGCAGGCTGGTGACAGAAAAAAGTCCATCTCAGCtcaagaacattttttttgtcctgAATATTaagtgatcttttttttttttgacaaaaatCATCGTGATTTATTGAAAATGAGTATGTTTCTAAGGCTTTAATGCATGTTAAAATTTTTAAAGGCAGTCAAGACTTGTTTTAGACTCAATattcaaaataaaaaactttgttGTGTTGCATGGTATTCAATAATCTAGGTTGGTTTACAGGAAAATACAATAAGTGGTTATCTACATTTTTGCAGCAAAGTTTTATTGACTGCATCagttgtgtgtgttgataaattAATGAAGTGCTTCTTATATGACATAAGAAAGTCAATGTAATCAAGAACTTATTTTAGCCTAGCAGCTCAGTGACCTGTGAGACATCTGATGGAAGACTTGGCATAGAAGTTCCtcattacttttccttccccatacTTGTCCACTTttacttctgtgtgtgtgtatgtgtgtgtgtgtgtgtgtattgtaagaggaggagagaataggaggatGTAAGGCAGAAGGAGACAAGATTTTGGAGGGAAGTAGGGTGGGGGAGAAGCAGACAAGTATGAGGGAATTAGCACACAAAGgctgaagaaaaaatagagtagGAGATTTGCCTGTGCTCAGCTGTTCAGATCCTAATTTTCATGGTTGTTCCTACTTTGATGTCTCAATTGTTTTTTCCATCAGGGAGGCAAGTATATCCTTTCTGAAACTGACCTACACACTACTGACAACAGAGCTTGGTGCCAGAGTGTGGACTCTCCTCCACCAGATATACAGTTCCTCAGTTAAGAAGAAGCTTGCCCATGCCTCAGGCCACTGTGAGGCTGACAGATACTCCCTGGAGCCTGGCACTCCTGTGTGGCAACTCTATAAAAAGTttgaaatcattgaaaagtaaGTGAGTTGGAATtatattcatcattattttcataattatttcaatcactgttatcatcatcgCTATCATGGTCAGTATTATATTATAATCTGATGGGTGCAGAAATTCAGATCTTCAAAATACAGTTATCACAAGTATAGTAAAGTGTCTCAAGTTACACATTTTCAGTGTgctctcttcattattttcaccatGTGATTTTGTTGCAGCCAAGAGATCAAAAGCAAATTTTAGAATAAAAAGAGTTGTTAACTTTGTAcatcacaaagaaaaaaaaaatagaagtctGGAAAAGAGTGTAACTTGTTTAATTATGGAAGTACTTGGagaacttttcttctttctatctggCAATAGGAAAGATCAGTAGTAAAATATCCTCTGATAACTTCAGGAGCTTTGAAATTCTTTTTAGTTTTGTAATTCATGGCATACTGTATATATCTTACTATATTCTTTCAGGATTGGGGAGAATCTTCCCAGTGAGGTCCAGCAACAATCTGATCTCCAGAGTTACCAGCAGTGGTTTCTTGGTGGCATTGAGAGGTGGATGGAACGAGTCTTTGCTAGAACTAAGGCACTCATCACCAAGGATATTGAGAAAGATTATTTGGGGATGAATTCCACAGGAGTTAGTCCTTCTGCTGTGGAAACAAAATCAAATTTTAAAATTGTAAGTgtgaaattaaatttttttgttcTGCATGTTTGGGTACCAGTCTATGTGCTGGAAAGGCATAATTGTATATATTTTAGATGCCATAATTCATCAAAGTAATGTGCCATAAATCTAATTTATCCTATGTGTGCATTAGTCTTGTTTTACTTGTTTAGTTGTATGTACTTGTATGGAAACTCACAGATTGATTACATATAAACataatgtgtttgatatatgTGTATTAACCAAGATATGACCAAGGTCTAATCCTGGACAAAactagttttgttttctttcacattgttGCTCCTGTTCAGTAGCTATAGATAGGCATGGGATGCAAGTTGGAGAGTTGTGGCCTTGTTTCTTACCATGAGTGGAACATTTGGAATTCTACCTtcctgtgtgtatttacctacctagttgtatttatgtAGTTGTAACATATGGGACAGGAGCTATGTATGTGCTATCCCATCTTCATGTCTATTATTCTTAAATTTGTGGATGTTTCTTGCACAgaccatttcctcttttagtctGTTCCATTTTTCTATGCTTCTACTTGGGAAGCTGTACTTCTTCGCATCTCTCCTGCAAGTGGTCATCTTCATTCTCTTACTGTGTCCTCTAGTTTTCtctcattccacacacacagatcttCTCCATCCAGCTTCTTCACTTTGTTCACCACCTGTACACCCTGTTAGATCTCCTCTCCAGTGtcaaaaacttaattttatTGAGTTTCCTCATATGGCAAAGCCTTTAGTTCTGGTTGTTGctactctttgtactctttccagcttttttaaatgtttcttcTCATGGGGTGACCATGGTTGTATCATTGTGActatcattttcttcatcatttcctcatccaaatatatgaatgatgtcCTTGTGTTTCTCATTAGGTTAAGAATTTCTCCTTTTATATTGTTTATGTGCTTCTCTGGTACATATTTTCTGCCTCAGTTACtcccagattttttttcctttgccacTCTTCATAgtttctttgtactctttccagcttttttaaatgtttcttcTCATGGGGTGACCATGGTCATATCATTGtgactattattttcttcatcatttcctcatccaaataaatgaatgatgtcCTTATGTTTCTCATTAGGTTAAGaatttctccctttattttgtttatgtgcttctCTGGTGGCATATTTTCTGCCTCAGTTACtcccagattttttttcctttgccacTCTTCATagtttcatttcccatttttttgtCATGTGTATGTCTTCTGCCCATCATGCCAAATTCCACATTTTTACATTAACATCTTCCACATTTTTAATTTCATATCAGTCTCCTGTGTGACACCTTGTCAAAACCCTTTTTCAAATCCAGGTAAATACCATctgcccaaccatctctcttttGCACTATGTATGTCAATCACTCTTGAGAGTTAACATATTAAGTTGGTTATGTATGATCTCCCTCTTCTGGTTGTTAGATATAATATTGTCATTTTCTAGGAAATCCAACCATCTCTTTTCATCAAACTTTATCTCAATTTTGCTATTATGCTGTTAAGTGACACTGatctgtaatttaatggttcttccttattcccttttttATAGACTGGCATTATGTCCACTCTCTTCCAGTCTTGTGggatttttcattctttcagaGAGGGACCTATGAGTTTGCATATCTTCTCTGCTAGTTGTTCACTTCATTCCCTTAGAATCCATCAGACACtccatctggacctgctgctttccttacatccaatTTGACCAAACTTTCCTTAACTTCTTGTACTGTTATCCTTATCTCTTCCATAATTTTAGTGTCCTTGTGTCCTCTTTGTCTGTCAGCTGCACAAACACTTGTTCCCTTGTAAACACCTTGTGAAAgcatctcttcatcttttctgcCATTTCTGTTGGTTTCCCATGTGTAATTCCATCTACTCGTAGTAGGTCAATACTCTGCCTTGTCTTCAGTTTCCCATTCACGTGTCTGTAGAACAATGTTAGTTGGTCTTTGCATTTGTcaataatgtctttttattgcctctttttttcttctctttgaatCCTAATATAATAATTTCTTGCTCTCTTAGATTTATTCCAAAGATTAGTCTGtctccatctccttcatttctttcaggctgcttccatttctttcttgccATCTCACATTTGATGTTAGGCTATTCCTTATTTTCAGTATATCTCTGGCATTTTCAGTATCTTTTGGCATGaacttatcttcttccttgtaTATCTTTAAGAACTCATCCCATTTATCATGTGATCCACTAGCTTAATGGAAATTATCCCAACATgcattctcaaaaaaaatatCCTCTTGTTTTCAGAGTCTGCCTTACTGTAATTTAGTCTTCTAATTCTATGCTCTTTCCTATATGTTCCTCTCTCATCCCAGACTCCAGACTCCACAACTGTGGGATTGCTCATAGCTAATGCAATATCCACTCTAACTTTGTTTAGTAGTTGAGGCTCTTTGGTAAATACAAAATCTAATCTAGATGATTCACCTTTGTAATGAGACTGAAATGCTTGGTGGCAACTGCAagctttattcaacaaaataccaggctctcatatctgtaacagatacagacaaaaataactaccgacaattacacaacacattaactCAATATAAACAATTAATGATAATCATGCAACACAGCACGAACACAGTACATAACaggacaaaacaacataaatacacacacaaactcacacattaACAGAAGGAAACAGCTGGGTCTGCACTGGCCTGTGGTACCATTGTGACTGACGATACACAGTGCTACCAAACGTGAAAACAGTAACGTCAATCAGTGTTGCCAATGTACAATAATTACCACATTCTCCCCTCCTAGAAAaattcaatattaacaaaatgaGTTCCAGGTAGATATCCGAACATATCAGGTTTAATCCCATCCGTAACGATCGGGGGGCTTCGACACACGAGTCGACCTCCTTAACTCAATGGGCCAGTGGGTGAATGGGAATCATGATTATTATGAGGTTGTACACCTTGGGTTTTGGGTGAACCTGGGGTCTCTATATTTCCTTGTGCTTCATCCTGGTGCACAGGAGTCGTCGGACTCTCAGGACTTGGAGCTAAGTCACGGATAGACATGGTTGACTCACGGCCATCTGGATATTTGACACTTGCATACATTGGGTTCACATCAACAAGTTCTACCTGATCAGTTAATGGTTCGTGTTTGCTAGACCTAACATGCCGTCGCAATAACACTTGTCCAGGGGTCAAAAGCCATGATGGTAATCCATTTCCAAAACTAGAACGTCGTTGAAACCTGAAGAAACGCTCATGTGGGGTCTCATTGGTTGCAGTACATAAGAGTGATCTTATTGAATGCAAAACCTCAGGAAGCACCATCTCCCAGTGTTGATTCCTCAAACCATGAGATGCAAGTGTTAAACAAACAGCTTTCCAAATAATTCCATTGTACCTCTCAACCTGGCCATTACCCATTGGGTGATAAGGTGTTGTTTTGCTTGTTGCTACCCCTTTCTGAGAAAGGTACAGCTTCAGTTcctgagaaataaaagaaggaccTTGATCTGAATGAATAAAACTTGGCATTCCACAAAGACTGAAGATAGACTCAAGAGATTTGATTACTGTTTTTGAATGCATATTTGGACAAGGAAGTGCAAAAGGAAAACGTGAGTATTCATCAACAACTGTAAGTATGTACTTATTGTTTGTGGTGGAAGGCAAAGGTCCTTTGAAGTCAATGCTAAGGCGTTCCATCGGCTGTGTGGCTTTAATGAGGACCCCTTGTGCTGAACGATGGAATTGTGTTTTTTGCCGTGCACAGACCTTACAAGTAGCACACACCTTTTTCACATCATCTGTTGAGAAGGGAAGGTTCTTAGACCACACAAAATGCAAAAGCCGAGTTACCCCAGGGTGGCAAAGATTCTCATGGATGTCAGTAAGATTCGACAttgaggaaacagaacaacagtaTGCACGAGTCAAGGTATCCGGCGCAACATTCTGTTTCCCAGGAtagtaactgcactccagcacttttttcgttagtcgggagggaagaaggggtagtgaggagaaggcaaggggcaaattagttaaatctagaaaggaaactagcttagggatggtgagaaatagcttaagtgtttactacacaaattgtagaagtattctgaataaaatagacttgcttagaggaatagcgagtgtagagaaatttgatatcattgctttaactgaaacttggttagatatgtcaggaaaagtatttaatccagaggttaagatagatgggtatacaatgttctataaagatagagaaaacaggagaggaggaggtgtcgcattatacgttagggacacattacagtgctgtatgaacaatagaattaaaacagataacaaagcagagtcgatatgggtagatattaaggaaggatcgcagtcagtagtactaggggtagtttacagaccaccgaccagtacagaggaaattaacacctcactgtggcaggaattaaatagagcaggcaggtacagtcaggtatgtgtggttggagattttaattttaggaatatcgactggagtctgattgtgggtaacaaggaagcagaggaattccttaaggtaattcaggataattttttaaaacaggtagtcgtagaacccacaagggggaataatattctagatttaattcttactaacagggaggaagcagtcacgcaggtagaggttggaggacagctaggtaacagtgaccatagggaaattaggtacaatctagaatgggaagaaactgttagaaatagaaacactagtaaaatacctgactttaggagagcagattttgaagaattaaaaaggtacctccaaggagtggactggcaaaggatgcagggtgaggtcaggtcagggacggagttcagagagataaggcaggatgagggaggtgaggtgaggctccagaagggaggaggaaagaggaaggggggagataggtgtgagtatgttggaatgtcaggtcatgctgaaatgagagaggtaaggtcgaggcgagttgatgagggaggggagaggatggtagggaacgagatgaggggtttaggtgaagtaaatgtagatgaattgtataaatattttgtagataaagttcatacaggtcaattagcaaatatcccatataaaacaataagatcacaaaaaaatgaccctaaatggatgactgctaggttaaagcattatatagggcgtaagagaagtatatataagagattaaaggcaggtgaggaagttttaaggacacagtataatgaattagttagaacagtcaggaagttaacgaggaaagctaaggacaattatgaattaaaggtagccagccaggcgaagacggaccccaagggattttatcaggtatacaggacgaaaaataaggatactgtaggtccattaaaggcagcagatggggagctggttagttctggggaggagattagtaaacttctgaatgattattttttaactgtcttcactcaggaaaacatgcaggatatgccagatagtgaacaggtgtttagagcagatgagtatgagaagctgacggatatttccataactagggagatagtggagcaggagatagataggctaaaaaagttcaagtcaccaggacctgatgaaatatatcccagagtactgaaggaatgtaaaaagattattagtgagccgttagtttctgtctttaggaaatcactggagtcgggtgaggtaccagtaatgtggaggcagcctaatgtagtacccatctttaagaaaggggataaaactttagcgtctaattatagacctgtcagcttaacttcagttgtaggtaaaatgttagagtcaataatagccaggaacattagggaacatttagacaagcataacttgataaatcagtcacagcatggcttcacgaaggggaagtcttgcctgacaaacttgttaagtttttacagtaaggtgtacgaggcagtagataatggtgatagttatgatatcttatatctggactttagtaaagcattcgacaaggtgccccatcaaaggctcctgagaaaggttagggcgcacgggatagatgggaaggtgttaggttggatagggtcatggcttggtaacaggcgacagagagtgctaataaacggctcgaaatccgagtggggtcatgtcattagtggggtgccacagggatcagtattagggccattattatttctaatatatatcaatgacttggatagtggaattagtagcgatgttagtaaatttgcggatgacacaaagataggtagattaattaggtcagaagcggatgccatcgccttgcagacagacttagatagaatgaatgaatggacggatagatggcaaatgcaatttaatatcaataaatgcaaagtgcttagcgtaggtagaggaaacccacacaataggtacacattaaacacccaaactctggtaggtacagggtacgagaaagatttaggagttatagttagctctgaactccgtctagggaaacaatgcatagaagccagaaacaaagcaaatagggtactaggattcatttttaggagtgttaaaagtagaaggccggaagtaatattaaagttatacttggcgctggtcagacctcatctagactacgctgtgcagttctggtccccacattacaggaaagatataggtctattagaatcagtacagaggagaatgactaaaaggattcaggggatgaggagtattccttacgaagcgaggttgaagcggttaaatttacattctctagagagacgtaggttaagaggggacctgatagaagtctttaagtggtataagggttataacaagggagatgtaagcaaaattcttaggatcagcaaccaaggtagaacaagaaataacgggttcaagcttgaaaaatttaggtttaggaaggagataggaaaaaattggttctcaaatagagtggtagatgagtggaacggactcagtaatcatgtagttagtgccaggacactagagagctttaagagaagattagacaagtttatggatggggataacagatggaaataggtaggagtgtttcatacagggactgccgcttataagcctggtcgcttcttgcagcttcccttatttcttatgttcttatgttcttatgacaaTACTGTATTGTATAACTGAATGATGCCAGCTCCAGCCTCCACTCTTGtatcttgttattctttatcttGGTTTGCTTTCTGTTGTCTAACAGGAACATCACAGAGCGTTGATCAGTAATCAGAGTAAAATGTTGTCTAGCTAAGAAATGACTCCACTTGCGAACTGCTTCAATAATAGCTGCAGCCTCCTTTTCTACAGCAGGATAATGCAGCTCACTTCCCTGAAGCGTTCTTGACATAAAAGCTACCCTGGTTTAAGACTGCTGAGACAGCGACCTCCGAAGCATCACACTCCACAACAAAAGGAAGGCTCTCGTCCACAGATCTTAGAGAAGCATCCATAAGCTGCTTTTTCAAGGAGTTAAAGGCAGTTAGTGCTGATTCACTCAGCGGAAAAGTTTTCATGTTTATCAAAGGTTGGATTTTATCAGAGAAGCCAGGGATCCATTTAGCATAATATGCAAACAACCCTTGAACTCTTCGCAAAGACCCCATATTGGTAGGAGGTGGTAATTCTTGAAGGGGACGTAATCTGTCAGGATCAGGCTTTATGACATTATCACCAACACAATACCCGAGAACATTGATTATAGGCACAGACATAACTGATTTAGATTCATTGAGGGTGAGCTTCCGTTTTTGAACAACCTCCAAGAACTTCTTAACATTTTCATCATGATCATCCTGAGTTGATCCAGCTACTGTAATATTATTGAGATATGGGAAAGTATCTTTAAGATCCTCATCTCCAACTAATTTATCCATAGCTCTCTGAAATACAGCTACTCCATTAGTGACACCTAATGGAACCCTACAAAACTGATACAGTTTTCCTGCACCCTCAAAAGCAGTatacttcctctcactctctttaatGCTGATTTGGTGGTATGCACTCTTCAAGTCAAACGTAGAAAACACCTTGTATTTTGCAAGATTATGTACCATGTCCTCTATCCTCAGGAGGGGATATGCATCTAGTTCTGTGTATTGGTTGATGGTTTGAGAATAATCAATACAAAGTCTCTTTTTGTGCCTGTCAAGTGGATCTTTCACAACTACGACCTGTGCTCTCCATGGGGATATGCTTGGCTCAATGACGCCTTCAGACAGCAAGTGTGATATCTGGTCATTTATAAATAACTGGTCATCTTTGCAATAGTGTCTGGATTTAACTGCAATTGGTTTACATTGCTGAGGCAAGTTCGGAAACAGTGAAGGCTCCTCGATATCAGCTGTTGCCAATGAACAGTTACTAGTTACCCTTAAACTTGGCTTATTTCCCCCATACTGAAAAGTTACACTCTTGTGTTGTTTTTGAAAATCATGACCCAAGATCACATCACAACATAAATCCTTTAAGACTCCTAGCTGAACACATGGGTAATTTTAATCAACATGACCCAAGTCTACTGTAACATACCCTGGGGAGCTAGTAtttaaagatgctgacgccatTGAAATCTCCTTGCTTGCCGGAACTACTGTCAGCTTTAATTTATGTGCTACTTTCTCACTTATGAAGCTATCCGAACTGCATGAGTCGATTAGTGCCTTCAATGAATGACCATTGACAGTGATGTCTGTAGCTGCATGTGAAAGATTCTTTGGAAAAGTGGCAGCAAGTGTGAGCAGAGTGGGATTATACAGTGTGGCGGTAGTGCTATCATAAGCCTTAGCCTTGGATCTACAGATTCTGGCAAAATGACCCATTTTACCACAGTTGTTGCATGCAACAGAACGTGCTGGACAACTAGCCCTACCTGTAATGTGGAATGCATTACCACAAAAATAG includes the following:
- the LOC135097468 gene encoding uncharacterized protein LOC135097468 isoform X2; this translates as MEDQQLMFAVSVAGEVYTFLAEVCNFYHDVFYREASISFLKLTYTLLTTELGARVWTLLHQIYSSSVKKKLAHASGHCEADRYSLEPGTPVWQLYKKFEIIEKIGENLPSEVQQQSDLQSYQQWFLGGIERWMERVFARTKALITKDIEKDYLGMNSTGVSPSAVETKSNFKIIMQQLKH
- the LOC135097468 gene encoding uncharacterized protein LOC135097468 isoform X1, yielding MEDQQLMFAVSVAGEVYTFLAEVCNFYHDVFYREASISFLKLTYTLLTTELGARVWTLLHQIYSSSVKKKLAHASGHCEADRYSLEPGTPVWQLYKKFEIIEKIGENLPSEVQQQSDLQSYQQWFLGGIERWMERVFARTKALITKDIEKDYLGMNSTGVSPSAVETKSNFKIVSVKLNFFVLHVWVPVYVLERHNCIYFRCHNSSK